Proteins from a single region of Butyrivibrio fibrisolvens:
- a CDS encoding HD domain-containing protein — MNFRKCENIYKSAPLHDIGKIRISDAILNKTGKLTPEEFDIIKEESGTHFDPDIVKAFFAVSDEVLETAKKQSGS, encoded by the coding sequence ATGAATTTTCGAAAATGTGAAAATATATATAAATCTGCTCCTCTCCATGATATAGGTAAGATAAGGATTTCTGATGCGATTCTTAATAAAACCGGTAAACTTACACCTGAAGAATTCGATATCATAAAAGAAGAATCAGGAACGCATTTTGATCCTGATATAGTCAAGGCTTTTTTTGCAGTGTCTGATGAAGTCCTGGAGACTGCAAAGAAGCAGAGCGGGAGTTAA